The nucleotide sequence CTGTACCGATTTGCCGGTAAGATTTCCCGGAGTCTCTAGCTGATATGACGTCAAGATGACTTCGGCTTAtcgaatgcagcagcagctactgcAGAGTACCTCcgctcttttttttaaacgaccTTCTTTTCGTCGAACTGTCAACAGCGAGCAGGGCACTAAATCCGTGACGAGGTGAGATTTttcccacaacaaaaaaaccacacgCACCTTAAGCCAGACTGTATGTTGCCAGCGATAAGACCCAAACGGAGGCAGGCATTATCTGCCAATGGCAGTGTGCGCGCGAGCAAACGGACCTAATGCCTGGAATTACccgtttttattgatttctgTAACCCGTTATCGTGTCGATCGATTTACCGTGCGCTTGCGATCAGATTGCCAAAACGAAACATGCCGCACGAACATCGGATACTTGACGCGGGTGCCCATCGATAACGGGTGCTGCAGTATAAAGCTACCGTGCCGCGGCCAGGAAGTGTATTACTTTTGGGGTCCCAGTACGAGTTAACCATGAAGGCCTTCATCCTGCTGTCGCTGTTCGTTGCCGCGCTCTGGCTGGCGTTGAGGAGAGCATCTGGCTGTCCAAGCAGGTGCGCCTGGATGCCGGCACCAGCGCCGAGTACAATGGCCGCATCGTCGGCGGCTCGACCGTCCCGATCAGCCAGTTCCCGTACCAGCTGTCGCTGCGCCAGAACGGCAACCACATCTGCGGTGCCTCGGTTATCTCCTCCAACTGGGCTCTGTCCGCTGCTCACTGTACCTTCCCGATGCCGAGCGCTGCCTCCGTAAGTAGCAACCGTCGCGCCAAGCACCGCCCACCCAGAAACCCCCATTATAACCTGACCTCCCCTCTTCCCCCTTTTCAGATCTCGTTCCGCGGTGGTAGCGATAGCCGTACCGGTGGTGGTGTCATCTTCCAGGCCGCCAGATCATCAACCACCGCAGTACACAGCAACACCTGAACAACGATGTGTGCGTCATCCGTATCACCACCTCGTTCGTCGGTACCAACATTGCCCCGATCCGTCTGGTCGCTAGCGGAACCAGCTTCGCCGCCGGCACCAACAGCGTCGTCTCTGGATGGGGTCTGACCTCTCCCGGAGGATCGCTGCCGGTTAACCTACACGCCCGTCAACATCCCGGTCGTCGCCCAGGCTACCTGCAGCTCGCAGTGGGGAACTGGACGTATCACCGCCGCGTAAGTATCCTACCGAGGGCCTTGTGGTGGGGGTTCAATGGCACATTAACTAATCGACGGTTCCCCCataccctctctctctctctagcatGGTGTGCGCTGGTGTTCAGGGCCGCGACTCGTGCAACGTGACAGCGGTGGACCGCTGGTCACTGGTGGAGCCCAGTTCGGTGTTGTCTCGTGGGGTGCAGTGCAGTGCGGTGGACCTCTGCCGGGAGTGTACGCCAACATTGGTAACGCCGGCATCCGCAGCTTCATCAGCCAGAACACTGGAGTGTAAGAAGCGACTGGTGCGCACTTTCTAAGAAGACAACGAATGGATAATTAAAACCAAAACGCTAACGCAACAAACGCATGTCGTACAAGTCTTGGTCATACGGCCATTCGGATGATGACATTTTCCTCTGGTTTCCGTATCTCGTTGGGGATGCGACTTATCACACTTGTGAGGCAATGTGAGGTCGATAGGGGTGATGATTCACTAGCTTCACAGCATGTACAGATGGGGTTTTTTGGGCATCTTGGCGCTATCTAATCAATTGAAACCGACCGATTGCCACCAGGTATAGTGATCACCGATTTGGAGCATCCCAAAATCTCAGCAATACCTTAGTCTCGGTTCTGCCGCGCAGAGGATAACGTTTCCATCATGCGCTACCACCTTACACTGCTCTGCACTATCGGCATCGTGTTGGCCAGTGGCTCGGAGCTGGATGTTTGGAGACGGTACAACTCACGCCTGCCCATCGTTGGCTACCGGCAACTTCCATCCCGCGGTGGTGCGTCACATGATGGAAGAGTGCCAGAATTGTTGGTGGACGCGATGCGCCCATAGAAAACTTCCCCTACCAGCTGTCGTTGCGCCGCAGTGGAGTGCATGCCTGTGGTGCGTCCGTCATCGCCCTGCGGTGGGCATTGTCGGCCGCCCACTGCACCTATCCCGTACCGCAGATGAATGAGGTAAGGTTCTTGGCAAAACAAACTCGGCAGACACAAGAGCACGTACGAGTGAGTGCATCCCCTTTTCTTCGCTTCAGATGTCTCTTCGGGCGGGATCTTCAAACCGTTTGGCCGGTGGAACGATCATCCCAATCACCCAGATCATCAACCATCCACTGTTCAGCGAGTACACGATCGAgtacgatgtgtgtgtgcttcaaacGGGTACGGAAATGGTGGGACAGTTTATTGTGCCCGTTGTATTGCCCCCGGCAACTAGTGGGTTTGCCCCCGGAACCATGGCCAACGCAACCGGGTGGGGTCTTCTGAACGTGCCGGGCTCACTGCCAGTGCAGCTACAGTACGTGGCGCTGCCTTTAATCTCCCTCGACCAGTGTCGCAATAGCTGGCCCTCAGAGTGGATAACGGAGGAGTAAGTACAACCTGTCCTCCAGGTtgacccccacacacacacacagctcatAAATATGGGTTTGCTTTCTCCTTCACCTTCGCAGAATGCtttgcgctggccagccgGGTCGTGATACGTGCGGTGGTGACAGTGGCGGTCCACTGGTCATCAACGGCTACCAGATGGGCATCGCGTCCTGGGGCGTATCGGAATGCTCCGGCAGCTTGCCATCGGTGTTTGCCAACACTGCCAATCCCACCGTCCGGAGCTTCATTCTAGAGCGCACGGGAGTTTAGCGCGGATCGCAGCTACTACGCATCGCTCGTACACTTAGCACCAATGATTGGCTACACCAAACCACCTCCAGTCGTGGCCGTCTCGGCGGTCGTCGTCATCTCTTATCACTCGCGCCGACTTTTGGAAAACATGCGCGGGGAAGCCCCCACATGGACACCCGGCCATCGGGCATGGTAGCACCGTCGGTCAGCCGCTGCCTCGCAATTCATTATTCGCTATCAGAGCACAATGATAAATCTGTTCCTACCTTATCAGAGCTACTCTTGGCAGCAATAAAGCGCCCCTCCAACCCTTTCCCCGCAACATGTGTCCAGAGTTGTGTGTCTCTAAAAACTACCGAAAATGGCTGCGGACAGTAGTATGGGTGCGAACGCGTACAAATTATGATTATAAAACCATTTAGATATGATCGACTTCCTGTAACAAACACACTGCTGCCCTGTGAGAAACCAGTCGAGATTAAAATTACCCATCTCGAGTATCTAAATCAATGTCTTCTTCGCGGTCTCTGTATTTCGTCCTGTTTATTACATCCCTAATTTAGCGGAGAAAGTGCACCTTCCCGAAGAGAAAGGGTCAAACGTTCGCGTTCAGCTTAATAAACGCACGCACCTCATCGTTCGTGAGGGAAGTGTAGATGCCCGGAATGTTTACGGCACAGTCGTCCGAACCCCACGACACTATCCCGACCTGGTAGCCGTTCATTACCAGCGGTCCGCCACTGTCGCCGTAACACGTTTCCTTCCCGTAAACGCCACTGCCGCCACAAATTTGTCTGCGAAAGGACAATGTCCGATGAAAGATCATCGCTGATAGCCGTAGGATCTTGGCTACCAGTTACTTACCGATCGGTAAGAGCTTCGATCGTCGAGGTCCAACAGAAATGCTTCTGCTGGACGTAGATTTCCAGCGATTGCAGTATCAGCGGCTCGTACCCATCGGCATCCGCCAAGCCCCAGCCGGTCACGACCGCGGCCGACGGTATCGGATAGTACGTGTTGGTGTTGGCCAGCGTTACCGCCTGTATCGGATCGATGAAGAAACTTTCCCGCACATTGATCACGGACACATCGTAGTCCAGCGTGCGTCGGTCAAACTTTGGATGCAGCAGGTAGTACTCGGCATGGAAATGTAACCACCCGCCAGCCGATGCGGCGTCCCACCGCGAAACGTTATCTGCGGAAAGGGAACGGAAAGCCGTACACACGCGTAccacacacaaccaccacaAAATCACTTCAAGGCGATGGAAATGTCCCGACACTTACAGCGGACGGGTACAACGCCTCATCCAGACAGTGTGCCGCACTCAGTGCCCATCGTTCCGCTATGACCGAGGCACCGCAGATATGCGTTCCCTCGAGGCGCAGCGACAGCTGATAGGGGTAGGATTCGATGGCCACACTCTCGCCGCCGAAAATGAACGGACTGGGTACGTTTAAATCCTGCCTCGGGCGCTCAAACTTCAGCGTCTCGTTCCTCGGCCACAGGTGATACTTGCGCAGCAGACGAAACAGGTCGGGCTGCCGCGAATAGTAGTACTTGTTGTAATCTGCAATTCAAATCACAAACCGGTCAATTCAAACGGCAAACTCCGGCACAAACTCACGATCTCTCGATTTACCGACGGTCATACACAGCACACCGCCAACTAGTGCGGCCAGCAATAGCAGCTGGCGCATTTTTCCCGGTTTACCCAGTCTACAGCGCTCGGTATTTAAGCACAACGCACCCGAAAACCTTACTCTGGTGCGATTATTTTCGACTTAATGAACGCGCCCACAGGCAATGATGAGACTTATATCAAACAACTTACCAAAATCTCTGGTCTGGTTTATCTAGCACGCGGCTTGGTAAACAGAAGATACTGGCTGGCTGAGCTGGCCGCTTTATCGCGGAAGGATGCTGGATGGACCGGGCCCGTCAGCCCGATAACTATTCCCGCACGCCATGGTTGGAGTTGCAGACGATTCTACCGCCCATTATACTCTACAAAGCGAGCTCCAGCAGTGCatgctctctatctctctggtGTCTAGTGTCTTCACAGCTTTACCTCTCAGCAACGAccaacacaacagcagcatcacgaCGTCACAACCTAAAAACTCGTCTACCTAAATTTAAACGCTTATCAACGGAAGcagagcaaaaaagcaaaaaactgaATAATGTGGCCGCTTTCCACTGTTTGTTCAACCGTCTACCGAGCCTCCCATTTTCGAATGTGTAACACGCGGCAGGGTGCAATGTACCAAAACGCATCAATGAATTTGAAAACATCCGCCATGTGGCGCGTGTCTTTCTATGTCTTTCAACCGTTCGCCGCCAGCGACATGCGCCGCTGATCGTTGTTTATCTGCTGTCTAATAAAGTCTCTCACGCTTCTGTTGGAAAGCCGGGTGTAGATGGCCGGTGCGGTGCCTCCACACTCGTTTATGAGGAACGATACGATGCCTATTTGCCGCTGGTCGTACACCAAGGGACCTCCGCTATCTCCGACGCAAAACGAGCGTCCGACGCTGCCAGCGCACATcatgctgtttgtttgttgtaaagGAAATAGATAGAACATACGATCAGCAAAAGCTGGCAGGAAGGGggacataaaaaaattataaactaGCACACTCCACCTTCCGGAGAGGGTCACATAATTCGATGCCTGGTCTGTGCAATCCTTCGCGGACCAAACTTTCACCGCCAGCGATCGCAGATTCGACACGAAGTTGCCATTCGATTCTGTCGCTCCCCAGCCAGTAACGATGGCTAGCTCGCCGCTCGGAATCGTTCCACTGCTGGTAGGCTGTATGATGCCAATGTTGGGCTTATTCTGAAACGTTCCACCAAtccgcaaaacacacacgtcAAAGTCTAGATTCGAATCGTCGTAGTCCGGATGTATGACCAGCTTCATCACCGGGAACACTATTCCTCCCTCTTCTAGCGTCGAGGTTCCTCCTCGGACAGTGAGCTACatggaagaagaggaaaataCACGAGTTAGTACAATGCTTCACACCTTTCACCTTCAGCGGCTAACCCATCCACTTACATCCGTTTCGTTCGTTCCGATACAGCAATGGCCAGCGGTAAGTGCCAGCCGGGGAGCCACTGCCGATGCTCCACAAATGTGATATCCATCGTACTCGAGGGACAGTTGATAGGGAAACTGGCCGATGTATACCTTCCAGCCACCAATAATGCGCCCGGTGGcacgtgctggtggtggtgcggctTCACGCCCCAGCACTCCTACCCGAGCGATCGCGGCAACAACGATTAGCTGCAGCAACGGCGCCATCATCCCGTATCATAGCGCAAATTTATACGGATGAACTGATTTATACCACAATCTGTGCCGATCTCttgcacaacacacacgcacgcgcgcgcacacatgcCGCATGCCTGCGGCACTTTCCGGGACAGCTGTACAAATTGTTCTAAATATGTTGCTCTCTCGGCCGCCCAAGGCAGGCGGTAAACAGAGCGAGTAGAAGCGAAACTGTGCGTGCGAATAGTCGGGTACAGGTGGCAACCAAAAAAGCGACCAATGCTGGTAGTACACTTTATTTCGAGACACCCCCTCTTACAGCATTACACTTTCGATTGGTGTACACGCGAGCTTACATTAGGCGACACTTCGCGAGTGAAGTGTGTTAAATCGCGCTGACAGGACCAGACCTAAGATCGATTCTTGAAATGCATCCTTATGCCCGTGTTAATACTTGGCGtgttacttgtgtgtgtgtgattagaGACACCTGAGACTAACGTAAATAAATAAGGCCGGCCAGCTACGCGCGCTTCCGGTTGTGTGATTCGCTTTGCAAATGTGTTATAAACGTAAAATAGTAACATGCTTCACATGCTTGTTGCGCGTGCAACGTAAAGCTAAAAACCGCCGCAAGGGAAAACTAAATAGCGTAACACAAAAtatacgcacacatacacacacacatacatatagaGTTTTCGCTTAAATTAAAGGCTTCgtcgattcgattcgatttcgGGGCGATTTTGCAAGCGATCGCACGCCGCTGACTATTACTTTTCGTTTGGATTTGAATATTAGCTGCGGCTCGGAgcggagcgaatccgtgagatagAGCGTTTTGGTCACCTGCTGAAAGTAGCGCTTCTCGTTCGGCGAGTTTATTGGGTAAACAATAGGCCGAACGCCGACGTTCTTCCACAGCGTTGAGATTTGTCTGCAAATGGTGTGCAAAATGGAGATCAATCCGGTTGGCCGTTTGGCAGAGCGCGTCTTGCGCTATACTTACGCGTTAAATTCATCCTTATGAATAAAGACTAGACTAACACCGATCACCGGTGCTATGATGTTACGATAGATGGCACCTACAATGGATAGCAGGATGGTCGAGGTATTCAGATAGCGTGGCAGTATCGTAAAGCAAGACTTTTCCATCCACAAACCGCACACCAGATCCGGACATTGTTGACGAAGCTGGAATGGGAAAGAGATTAGTGCGGCTGCCAGCAGTGTTGTTTCGTGTTCGGTCCAGCTTACCTGATAGATTGCTGTCGGTGATGCACAGCAGAAAATGATCCGTTTCGTAAAGATGGGACACTTGGCGGCCGTCTCGCGAACAATCTCCAACAGTGCGGAGTTCGTTTGGGACGCTCGCAGCAGCACGGTTACCTCCGACGATTCTAGCAGCTTCAACAGTCTTTCGAACGTCAGTACCTTCTCCTTCTGGAACAGTTGGCTGCATTGTGTGGGAAAGTAATCGAAATTAACAACTTGACTGAACAGTAGGCCTCGGCCGCCGTGTCGCTCCCACTTACCCTAGCGGATGGTGTTCGGTGATGTTGAAGCTTTCGAAGAAACTGTACGGCAGCTTGTGAATCGGTTCGGTCAAGTTGGCCTTTTCGAGTGTCGATTTGTGGAGGATGATCGGCTTGCCGTCGCTGGTAATGCTGAGATCGAGCAGAATCTTTTGACACCGTTGCGCCAGACACTGGTTAATGGCGGCCAGCGAGTTTTCCGGCGCGTCAAAAGCCCCGCCCCGATGGACGACCGGCCAGTACAGTGCCTCGCTGGCCTCCTTGCCCTTTTCGCTCTTCGACAGCATGGACAGCACGACATCGTCGGCGGGTGAGTTGAGCTTCACAAACTTCGACCCAATGCAGACGAggaagagcagcagcatcaaccaGGGAATACCGACCGAGGCAAAGTTGCAGCACAGCCAGAGCGTATTCACCACGAAGGTGCAGCACGTTGCCAGGAACCAAAACAATTGATAAAGCATTTTGCACACTTTAAAGATTGTCGCAAAATACATGCGGAAAGGGAATATGCAGCCGGGGGGGAAGAGGGACGGGAGCACACGTTTTGGCTGATGAAGCTCCTGTCCTGTCCACAGTCAGCACAGTTCGTGTTTTGTCGTTCGCCGCTGCGCTACAAACGCGTTTTCGCACTGTTTTTACAACATTTTGCTATTTCGTAacatttgttttcttgtttcgaGCGAGGTGGCCGGTAGCGCCTCTTGCTTTGCAAGGtgcgttttgttctttttcgaATGCACTAGCCAATTGGCTAATTTTACGGCAGCTTAACGAAAAAACAAGGAGAAAAGTAAATGTTTActcatgtttctttttttctttcgttcctTTCCTCTAATGTATAGAAAAACAGGTAATGTCATCGATATTCTATTGGCAGTTACCGAACCGCATACGGTACAGGCTCGCCGTGCGCATTTTCTACCGTAggtaatttatgttttcatttatctggACGTTCTGAGCAATACAGGATTTTttgcggggttttttttatagcttTGCGATACTTACTTGACTCTTTATTAAGGGATTGTAAGCTTTCTTAAGCTTTCTATGGATGTTTTGAACAGGCTAAACGGAAactcctattggatttgttcaATAAGGGCGCCGAGGAGTCAAGTTCTCATCAATTAAGCTACACTTCCCCtcaagaaagagtcaataaagtgtccgaAAACTATTCCCTGAAAACGTCTGTATACCTTTCGTTTGGTATagccataaataaaaaaaaatccacgcGAAATATTCAACAGTATTAAATGGGTTATGTTCATACGTTCACTCTTTTCAATATGCCAACGATACGATCTAAGAATCTAGTAAGAAAAACGATTTTCCACTATCGACAACGCTTtgttgaatcttttttttttttttcgaacatGGTGCATTGCTTTCCGACATTTCGGATTGTTATTTCCGACACATTTCTGACATTTCTGGGGTTTCTTTGTTGTTTGACGCCAGCTTAGAAAAGGTTGGCTCGACGGAACAAGGCGTAGATACATGATGCTCCGAAGGATTTCAGTCATTTATTTCCTATTTTATACCCAGAAAAGTCCATCTTCTTGTAGTAAAAGACATTTACTAatacttcttcttttcttcttctatttggcgagAGGGGATGTATCCTCCTATGTTGTACAAACGTTTGTTTTAAACAACATATTCAGAGGCTTACTCTCTCTTTTAGACTTCGACTGTCTAGAGTCATATGTCTTTTGGTTCGGGAacgtcttttctttttcttgttgtttttttctgtgttgtgttgtttgctaTTTCATTGTCAGCCATGTCAGTTGTTTGGATGTATCTGTTTATAGGTTGGTGTATACTTCTTGTATTAAGATTTAAGAAtatcttttcttttaaatttcgatgttgttttctttcatgaAACGGATGATTTCTTTTATCGTTGTTcctgtttttcctttccaattggttataaaattattccaaGATATGAGAGGGTTTGAGTCTCtttgatttttgtattttgtgcaGTAGAAAATTTTATGGCGTCCCGTTTCCGGAGTATGGCAAGTTGGACAATCACCGTTTTCTTCGATCTTCATTTTAGCTAACCAATATCTCGATAGGTCATGGCCAACCAgtaatttatttgttgttttgatttcatttgcgCTTAGTGGGATTTCGTCGTACCAAGGTTTAAATTGGAATTCTTTATGAAATTCTTCTAGtttcttccctttctctctaCACTCTGCTGTGTACCAATCTTCAGTTTCTTTTCTCATTGTGTTCCTTATGTTGATTGTTGTGTCACTTATTCgtagtttgttttcaattatgttttttgaTGTGCTTCCTTTTTTGGCCAATTGGTcggctttctcatttcctgcTATGTTTATGTGTGCTGGTATCCATCTTATCTCAGCATTGAGTTTTTCGCTTGTTTTTAGGATGTTATGTATTGCTTCGTCTATGTAGCATTTCTCTTGTGCTTCTTTTAAAATATAGCATGCTGCCTGGCTATCTGTATATATTGTCGGGTTTTTTAGGTTATTTTCATTGGCAATTTGTAGGGCTTTTTCAATTGCTGTTATCTCTACAGAAGTTATTGGTACCGTGTTTTTTAGCTTGAAGTGGGATGCTATATACTGATTTGGTTTGTTGTGTGGTTTTATGTAGATGCCAATTCCACATTTATCTTCTATTTTGCTTCCGTCTGTATATACTatcggtttctttttttccaggTTTCTGATTTGTTGTTCAAATTGTTGTCTCAATATTATTTCTCTATGAGGGGTATCTTTTGTAATTTCTTCGTCTGGTTTAGGATGAATTGGGATTTTCACTtctatgttatttatttttatttttgccattttttcaattagTTCCCTGTTTTCGGTAATAATTTTTTCtacgtatgttttgtttttttctgcgatTCTGTTTATGTTGGTTgttatttgattctgatggaTTTTTGAATATGTTATTGTCTTTAAAGTTTCTTTTGTTGCTATGTATTTGCTTCTTATGTGTAGTGGTACTTCAGCAGCTATTGCCATTAAGGAGTTAATTGGTGTGGTTTTGGTGCAGCCTGTTATTTTTCGGAGTGATTGGTTTGCTATGGTTTGGAGTGactttttgagtgtttttgttgcgtttcctATGTAAGAGGCCCCTTGTTCCAAAATTCCCCTGATTATGGCTCTGTGGActactattgttttttttcgggcttagtttgttgttttggttgcagATGCGTCGGATTATATTCAGTCTTTTTCTGGCCTTGTTTTTAAGTTCTTCTATTTGTTTTCTAAACTTCAAATTTCCATCTATCCATGCTCCGAGGTATTTATACGTGGTTACTTTTTCGatatttgtattatttatttttagtgtTATCGGGTGCTCACTTTTTCCAAAAACCATGAACTTGGTTTTTTCGATGTTCATCGGTagttttagtttgtttatttcctcTACGAATATGTTTAGGGatctttttagttttgtttgtagtTCTTGGGCTGTTTTGGCATTTTGTATAATGATGAAATCATCTGCATATTGTAATAATTGATtaccatttatttttttgtggatTTGACTAGTATATGTTAAACAAAGTCGGTGATAATACGTCCCCTTGTGGTAATCCGTCTGAGGTCAATTttctgattgttttgttttcagaaATCATTTCTATTGTTCGGTTATTTAGGAATGCTGCGATCCATCTGATTACTTCCAGTGAtatttggttttcttttagggtttttatcaatttttctGCATCTACGTTGTTATATGCATTTGATAAATCCACATATATGACTCCGGTAAgggttttgtttcgcttgttgttgtttatttcgtttACTACGTATGTGATGCATTGGTTTATTGAATGATTTGCTCTGAATCCAAGAGAAGTTACTGGTATTATCTTGTTTATAGCACATTCCCTTagtaatttttttaacacagccatatttattatttttgttcgtGTTGGGAGTAGTGAGATCGGTCTAtagttttttgtatcattaatgtttttttcccgGTTTGGGTATCGCTAtcactttgatttttttatactgtttttttattttaccttttttccacATTTCGTTTGCTTCCGCTATCATTACGCGTCGGGATTCTGcattaatgttttttaa is from Anopheles merus strain MAF unplaced genomic scaffold, AmerM5.1 LNR4000409, whole genome shotgun sequence and encodes:
- the LOC121602323 gene encoding trypsin-7-like, giving the protein MRYHLTLLCTIGIVLASGSELDSARIVGGRDAPIENFPYQLSLRRSGVHACGASVIALRWALSAAHCTYPVPQMNEMSLRAGSSNRLAGGTIIPITQIINHPLFSEYTIEYDVCVLQTGTEMVGQFIVPVVLPPATSGFAPGTMANATGWGLLNVPGSLPVQLQYVALPLISLDQCRNSWPSEWITEEMLCAGQPGRDTCGGDSGGPLVINGYQMGIASWGVSECSGSLPSVFANTANPTVRSFILERTGV
- the LOC121602319 gene encoding trypsin 3A1-like, translating into MMAPLLQLIVVAAIARVGVLGREAAPPPARATGRIIGGWKVYIGQFPYQLSLEYDGYHICGASAVAPRLALTAGHCCIGTNETDLTVRGGTSTLEEGGIVFPVMKLVIHPDYDDSNLDFDVCVLRIGGTFQNKPNIGIIQPTSSGTIPSGELAIVTGWGATESNGNFVSNLRSLAVKVWSAKDCTDQASNYVTLSGSMMCAGSVGRSFCVGDSGGPLVYDQRQIGIVSFLINECGGTAPAIYTRLSNRSVRDFIRQQINNDQRRMSLAANG
- the LOC121602314 gene encoding glycerophosphodiester phosphodiesterase 1-like, which translates into the protein MYFATIFKVCKMLYQLFWFLATCCTFVVNTLWLCCNFASVGIPWLMLLLFLVCIGSKFVKLNSPADDVVLSMLSKSEKGKEASEALYWPVVHRGGAFDAPENSLAAINQCLAQRCQKILLDLSITSDGKPIILHKSTLEKANLTEPIHKLPYSFFESFNITEHHPLGQLFQKEKVLTFERLLKLLESSEVTVLLRASQTNSALLEIVRETAAKCPIFTKRIIFCCASPTAIYQLRQQCPDLVCGLWMEKSCFTILPRYLNTSTILLSIVGAIYRNIIAPVIGVSLVFIHKDEFNAQISTLWKNVGVRPIVYPINSPNEKRYFQQVTKTLYLTDSLRSEPQLIFKSKRKVIVSGVRSLAKSPRNRIESTKPLI